The proteins below come from a single Tachypleus tridentatus isolate NWPU-2018 chromosome 13, ASM421037v1, whole genome shotgun sequence genomic window:
- the LOC143237876 gene encoding tektin-2-like, with protein sequence MFYEKQVDHHSPAEWTANNDSIALATKQVISSSHNLRTQSHYQRNESKNRILWKNQETNLALSERVLDIKLWHKTLEETLKTIEEEISALLETKTALESALMNKVPLLEATKMCLMLKDRRTNVDVVEDDQYHQVKKLEREIARGKNEVQELEKSLQDTAGPMKVVQTRLENRKWRPQMELCGDTPQTSLHQEFMHLRDVQSALQQKLQEARSSLNRLQYQLHQVASDIELKESTLEIENQCSKTHSYPRLDPYLTQLSWISKDKPFLQTVMDDTPVSDAYILPIAETENQVEKHQFEPLSEKITSKNHNWYND encoded by the exons ATGTTCTACGAAAAACAGGTGGACCACCATTCACCAGCAGAATGGACAGCTAACAATGATTCTATCGCATTGGCAACAAAACAAGTAATTTCATCATCGCATAATCTAAGGACACAAAGTCATTACCAACGAAATGAATCTAAAAATAGGATTTTATGGAAAAACCAG GAAACAAATCTAGCTCTGTCAGAACGTGTGCTGGACATCAAACTATGGCATAAAACATTAGAAGAAACTTTGAAAACTATAGAAGAAGAAATTTCTGCTCTGTTGGAAACTAAAACTGCTTTAGAAAGTGCTTTAATGAATAAAGTTCCTCTGTTGGAAGCAACAAAGATGTGTTTGATGTTGAAAGACAGGAGGACTAATGTTGATGTAGTGGAAGATGATCAGTACCACCAAGTGAAGAAG TTAGAAAGGGAAATTGCAAGAGGAAAAAATGAAGTACAGGAGCTTGAAAAGAGTCTTCAAGATACTGCTGGGCCAATGAAAGTGGTTCAAACTAGACTGGAAAACAGAAAGTGGCGCCCTCAAATGGAACTATGTGGAGATACACCACAAACATCACTTCACCAAGAATTTATGCATCTTCGAGATGTCCAGTCTGCTCTCCAACAGAAATTACAAGAAGCAAG ATCATCTCTCAATAGGCTTCAGTATCAACTACATCAAGTTGCAAGTGATATTGAACTGAAAGAGAGTACCTTGGAAATAGAAAACCAATGTTCAAAAACTCACTCTTATCCGAGGCTGGATCCTTATCTCACGCAGCTGTCTTGGATTTCAAAGGACAAGCCTTTTCTCCAGACAGTCATGGATGACACTCCTGTCTCAGACGCTTATATTTTACCTATTGCTGAAACTGAAAATCAAGTTGAGAAACATCAATTCGAACCACTGAGTGAAAAGATAACCTCAAAAAACCACAACTGGTACAACGACTGA